One window from the genome of Periophthalmus magnuspinnatus isolate fPerMag1 chromosome 18, fPerMag1.2.pri, whole genome shotgun sequence encodes:
- the LOC117386251 gene encoding eukaryotic initiation factor 4A-I-like, with amino-acid sequence MSAEYDHSENGPDGMEPDGVIEGNWSEVVDNFDEMNLHEGLLRGIYAYGFEKPSAIQQRAIRPCIQGSDVIAQAQSGTGKTATFAISILQKLDLSLKATQALVLAPTRELAQQIRKVVDALGDYLGATCYACIGGTNVRQESQKLTEDVPHIVVGTPGRVFDMLSRRILLSKSIKMFVLDEADEMLSRGFKDQIYDIFQKLPSSTQVVLLSATMPADVLEVTKKFMRDPIRILVKKEELTLEGIRQFYINVEKEEWKLETLCDLYETLTITQAVIFLNTRRKVDWLTEKMGSRDFTVSALHGDMEQKEREIIMKEFRSGSSRVLITTDILARGIDVQQVSLVINYDLPTNRENYIHRIGRGGRFGRKGVAINMVTDEDKRTLRDIETFYNTTIEEMPNNVADLI; translated from the exons ATGTCCGCCGAATACGACCACAG TGAAAATGGCCCCGATGGTATGGAGCCAGATGGAGTCATTGAG GGAAACTGGTCTGAGGTGGTGGATAACTTTGATGAGATGAACCTGCATGAGGGGCTGTTAAGAGGAATCTATGCTTATGGTTTTGAGAAGCCCTCTGCCATCCAGCAAAGAGCCATCCGGCCGTGTATTCAAG GCTCCGATGTGATCGCTCAGGCCCAGTCTGGAACTGGAAAGACAGCCACTTTTGCCATCTCCATCCTGCAGAAGCTGGACTTGAGTTTAAAGGCCACACAAGCTCTGGTGCTGGCCCCCACCAGAGAGCTGGCTCAGCAG ATCCGTAAAGTAGTGGATGCCCTCGGGGATTATTTGGGTGCCACATGCTATGCCTGTATCGGAGGAACCAATGTTCGGCAAGAGTCCCAGAAGCTGACAGAAGATGTGCCTCACATAGTAGTTGGCACCCCAGGGCGAGTCTTCGACATGCTTAGCCGTCGTATACTGT TATCAAAGTCcataaaaatgtttgttctCGACGAAGCCGATGAGATGCTCAGTCGTGGGTTCAAGGACCAAATTTATGACATTTTCCAGAAGCTGCCTTCAAGCACACAA GTGGTTCTGCTCTCTGCCACCATGCCTGCCGATGTCCTGGAAGTCACCAAGAAGTTCATGCGTGATCCCATCCGCATCCTGGTGAAGAAGGAGGAGCTGACCCTGGAGGGCATCCGGCAGTTCTACATCAACGTGgagaaggag GAGTGGAAGCTGGAGACGTTGTGCGACCTGTACGAGACCCTGACCATCACACAGGCTGTCATCTTCCTGAACACACGCCGGAAAGTGGACTGGCTCACTGAGAAGATGGGCTCCCGGGATTTCACCGTGTCCGCTCTG CATGGAGACATGGagcagaaggagagggagattaTCATGAAAGAGTTCCGCTCCGGCAGCAGCAGAGTGCTCATCACGACTGATATCCTG GCCCGAGGCATTGATGTGCAGCAGGTGTCGCTGGTCATCAACTATGACCTGCCTACCAACAGAGAGAACTACATCCACAG GATTGGTCGTGGAGGGCGTTTTGGCCGTAAGGGCGTGGCCATCAACATGGTAACAGACGAAGACAAGCGCACCCTGAGGGACATTGAGACCTTCTACAACACCACCATCGAGGAGATGCCCAACAACGTGGCTGACCTCATCTAA